One Chiroxiphia lanceolata isolate bChiLan1 chromosome W unlocalized genomic scaffold, bChiLan1.pri scaffold_44_arrow_ctg1, whole genome shotgun sequence genomic region harbors:
- the LOC116781392 gene encoding LOW QUALITY PROTEIN: BTB/POZ domain-containing protein KCTD9-like (The sequence of the model RefSeq protein was modified relative to this genomic sequence to represent the inferred CDS: inserted 1 base in 1 codon; substituted 1 base at 1 genomic stop codon), whose protein sequence is MLAHMFKDKGAWGNKQDHRGAFLTACSPEDFESILSYLCHGQLIVNDGINLLGILQEVRFFGIDFLMEHLEIALKNSQPAEDHSPISQKEFVWFFLATPPKSELRCQGLSFSGADLSHLEFCYINFKVANLSCCNLARANLCCASLERADLSGSVLDGRCANLPGVKMLCSNAEGASLKGCNSEDPSGLQANLEDANLKGVAMEGNQMTGINLXVATLRNAKLNNWNLRGATLAGTDLENWDLSGCDLQEANLRGSDVKGAIFEEMLTPXHVSQSVR, encoded by the exons ATGTTGGCCCACATGTTTAAAGATAAAGG TGCTTGGGGGAACAAGCAGGATCACAGAGGAGCATTCCTAACTGCCTGCAGTCCTGAGGATTTTGAGTCCATTTTGAGCTATTTATGTCATGGACAGCTCATTGTAAATGATGGCATTAATTTGCTAG GTATCCTGCAGGAAGTCAGGTTTTTTGGTATTGATTTTCTAATGGAACACCTGGAAATAGCCCTGAAG AATTCCCAGCCAGCTGAGGATCACTCTCCCATCTCTCAGAAGGAGTTTGTCTGGTTCTTCTTGGCAACACCCCCCAAGTCTGAGCTGCGCTGTCAG GGTCTCAGTTTCAGTGGAGCGGATCTTTCCCACCTGGAGTTTTGCTACATCAACTTCAAGGTGGCCAATCTGAGCTGCTGCAACCTGGCCCGTGCCaacctgtgctgtgccagcctggagaGGGCTGACCTGTCAGGCTCTGTGCTGgatggaaga TGTGCCAACCTGCCAGGGGTGAAGATGCTGTGCTCCAACGCAGAGGGAGCGTCCCTGAAAGGCTGCAACTCTGAGGACCCCTCAGGCCTTCAAGCTAATCTGGAAG ATGCCAACCTGAAAGGAGTGGCCATGGAGGGCAATCAGATGACAGGAATTAACCTCTGAGTTGCAACGCTGAGAAACGCCAAACTAAACAACTGGAACCTCAGGGGAGCAACGTTGGCAGGAACTGATTTGGAA aatTGGGACCTATCAGGTTGTGACCTCCAGGAAGCCAATTTGAGGGGCTCTGATGTGAAAGGAGCCATCTTTGAAGAGATGCTGACCC TGCACGTGTCCCAGAGTGTCAGATAG
- the LOC116781374 gene encoding uncharacterized protein LOC116781374, whose product MASLLEVAITPDRDVQQSPPVVPKLAWVKEEEEEEESPGAAPAQQPEEVQQVQPPQEDAGQERTEEQLRARGRFRRAAQLVCRFIRCIWREEATFMATGDTVNSDLFNAQTSVALLDLLVENGVYKAKQVPSIVRCIHQWLTSNVSAEHRLDKTLVLLTEAHPMDVAVTLLRSAPACDRAAHTMWKMLISSRGTKEPVLQILFRVLEYWPAHRSRTSDGDERDVFALAGQ is encoded by the exons ATGGCATCTCTGCTGGAGGTAGCCATAACGCCAGACAGAGATGTGCAGCAGAGCCCCCCTGTGGTACCCAAGCTGGCCTGggtgaaagaggaggaggaggaggaggaaagccctggggctgctccagcacagcagcctgaaGAGGTGCAGCAGGTGCAGCCCCCACAGGAGG ATGCAGGCCAGGAGCGGACAGAAGAGCAGCTCCGTGCCCGTGGCCGCTTccgcagggcagcacag CTGGTTTGCAGATTCATCAGGTGCATTTGGCGTGAAGAGGCCACTTTCATGGCCACTGGGGACACGGTAAACTCGGACCTCTTCAATGCCCAGACCAGCGTTGCCCTGTTGGATTTGCTTGTGGAGAACGGTGTCTACAAAGCGAAGCAA GTGCCATCCATAGTCAGGTGCATCCACCAGTGGCTCACGTCCAATGTGtctgctgagcacaggctggACAAGACTCTTGTCCTGCTGACCGAGGCACACCCTATGGATGTTGCAGTGACCCTGCTgcgctctgccccagcctgtgACAG agctgctcacacCATGTGGAAGATGCTCATCTCCTCCAGAGGGACTAAGGAGCCAGTGCTGCAGATCCTCTTCCGTGTGCTGGAATACTGGCCAGCGCACAGGAGTCGCACCTCTGATGGGGATGAGAGGGATGtctttgccctggct GGGCAGTGA
- the LOC116781373 gene encoding zinc finger protein 239-like, whose translation SEEERASLCREGGQSLRGSSDMVVRDQPPRREKPFKCLECGKSFRMSTELIRHQHIHTGKQPYTCGECGKSFRHSSSLIRHQHIHTGERRYTCGECGKSFRDSSDLIRHQHIHTGEWPYTCGECGKGFRKSSCLLTHQLIHTGECPYTCEECGMSFNQSSIFRRHQLIHTGERPYTCGECGMSFNQSSTLCSHQHIHTGERPYTCGECGKSFNQRSTLFTHRFIHTGERPYTCGECGKSFNRSSTLRTHQRIHTGERPYKCLQCGKRFQTSSTLLVHQRTHTDERPFRCTNCGKGFKQNSTLVTHQRIHTGERP comes from the coding sequence tctgaggaggaaagagccagccTGTGCCGGGAAGGCGGCCAGAGTTTGAGGGGGAGCTCCGATATGGTGGTCCGTGATCAGCCTCCCCGCAGGGAGAAACCCttcaagtgcttggaatgtgggaagagcttcaggatGAGCACGGAACTAATCcgacaccagcacatccacactgggaaACAGCCCTAcacgtgtggggaatgtggAAAGAGCttcaggcacagctccagcctgatccgacaccagcacatccacactggggaacggcgCTACACGTGTGGTGAATGTGGGAAGAGTTTCAGGGACAGCTCCGACCTGATCcgacaccagcacatccacactggggaatgGCCATACacatgtggggaatgtgggaagggCTTCAGGAAGAGCTCCTGCCTCCTCACCCACCAGCTcatccacactggggaatgTCCCTACACATGTGAGGAATGTGGGATGAGCTTCAACCAGAGCTCCATCTTCCGCAGACACCAGCTTATCCAtactggggaacggccctacacatgtggggagtgtgggatgAGCTTCAACCAGAGCTCCACCCtctgcagccaccagcacatccacactggggaacggccctacacatgtggggaatgtgggaagagctttaACCAGCGCTCCACTCTTTTCACCCACCGGTtcatccacactggggaacggccctacacatgtggggaatgtgggaagagcttcaaccGGAGCTCTACCCTTCGCAcccaccagcgcatccacactggagaacggccctacaagtgcttgcaatgtgggaagaggtttcagaCCAGCTCAACTCTCCTCGTGCACCAGCGGACGCACACTGATGAGAGGCCCTTCCGCTGCACCAACTGCGGGAAGGGCTTCAAGCAGAACTCCACCCTCGTCAcccaccagcgcatccacactggaGAGAGGCCCTGA